From one Pedobacter faecalis genomic stretch:
- a CDS encoding M56 family metallopeptidase: MELELPNFLTAQIAKAICATLIHSLWQGLAVALVAAVTVVLTKKASAALRYKLLIVCFSAFIIAVLMTFNVQLSKAHSSGQSPSAINFVAAEDGSPAQTSADTSIESLFFSVYDYLNAHSSTVVLIWFLVICIKYLGFVAGLHHVYMIRRTQVRAAGRHWETKLEELSVALGIRRKVAILQSGLAKSPMTIGYLKPMILIPIGLLNRLSVAEVEAILLHELSHIHRSDYMVNIFQQVVEIIFFFNPALLWLSALIKAEREHCCDEMAVSKTGDKRTYIQALLSCQQYSDTKHAMAMGLSGRKSGIVGRVRRIVSNNNQSLNVMEKGVLTLSMVTTVLITLTVSSTDAGMVKKAVTTTQSVLVETFTGGSPAQFERSPVQSSPVKAIRKGEGDRLHSSQPIDSLLSTERRISAGGNGKLADLSVDGDKLARNHIVQYLPEVEGRHSQAKVAEDARKVKADTLTQFGFSTNRLRECAQSTCMQDLISEAQNFKSCLIVYQAESKWLVTDDRNALAAIMNDYPLKKIAICKGNIKVNGRRIAQRNLVILRDRE, from the coding sequence ATGGAACTTGAGCTGCCGAACTTCTTAACTGCACAGATCGCAAAAGCCATTTGCGCAACCTTAATTCATTCTTTGTGGCAAGGTCTGGCTGTCGCCCTGGTCGCGGCGGTTACAGTCGTTCTCACAAAAAAGGCAAGTGCGGCCCTCCGGTATAAGTTGCTTATTGTTTGCTTTTCGGCGTTTATTATCGCAGTACTGATGACTTTCAACGTCCAGCTTAGCAAAGCTCATTCAAGCGGGCAGTCGCCGTCAGCCATAAATTTCGTTGCCGCCGAAGATGGATCACCTGCCCAGACATCCGCGGACACCAGCATTGAAAGTTTATTTTTTAGTGTTTACGACTACCTCAACGCTCACTCGTCGACTGTGGTACTAATCTGGTTCCTGGTGATCTGCATCAAATACCTGGGGTTTGTGGCTGGGCTCCACCATGTTTACATGATAAGGCGCACACAGGTGAGGGCTGCCGGCAGGCATTGGGAAACAAAACTTGAGGAGCTTTCGGTAGCTCTGGGCATCAGGAGAAAAGTGGCCATCCTCCAGTCTGGCCTAGCTAAAAGCCCTATGACAATTGGCTATTTAAAGCCAATGATCCTTATCCCTATCGGACTGCTTAATAGGCTTTCTGTCGCGGAGGTGGAAGCTATCCTACTTCATGAGCTTAGCCACATCCATAGAAGCGACTATATGGTCAATATATTTCAGCAGGTGGTCGAGATTATCTTCTTTTTCAATCCTGCGCTGCTCTGGCTTTCTGCGTTGATAAAAGCAGAACGAGAGCACTGCTGTGACGAAATGGCTGTCAGCAAAACGGGCGACAAGCGGACTTATATTCAGGCGCTGCTGAGTTGCCAGCAATATAGTGATACGAAGCACGCTATGGCTATGGGTCTTTCCGGAAGGAAATCGGGCATTGTCGGACGCGTAAGACGTATAGTATCTAATAATAATCAAAGTTTAAATGTTATGGAAAAAGGAGTTCTAACATTGAGTATGGTTACAACTGTACTGATCACATTGACGGTATCGTCGACAGATGCCGGTATGGTGAAAAAGGCGGTGACGACCACGCAGAGTGTGCTTGTTGAAACCTTCACAGGGGGCAGCCCAGCACAGTTTGAGCGCAGTCCCGTTCAAAGCAGTCCCGTAAAAGCGATCCGGAAAGGCGAAGGGGATCGTTTACACAGTTCACAACCCATTGATTCGCTTCTTTCGACTGAAAGACGTATCAGTGCCGGGGGAAACGGCAAGTTAGCCGATCTTAGTGTGGATGGCGACAAGCTTGCACGAAATCACATCGTGCAATATCTGCCTGAAGTAGAAGGACGGCATTCGCAGGCTAAGGTCGCCGAGGATGCAAGGAAAGTAAAAGCTGATACATTAACACAATTTGGTTTTAGCACCAATCGGTTACGGGAATGCGCACAATCTACCTGCATGCAGGATTTAATATCAGAAGCGCAGAATTTTAAGTCATGTTTGATCGTGTATCAAGCTGAATCAAAATGGCTTGTTACGGATGACCGAAATGCTCTGGCAGCCATTATGAACGACTATCCTTTAAAAAAGATAGCCATCTGCAAAGGAAACATCAAGGTTAATGGAAGGCGTATAGCTCAACGAAATCTTGTAATTCTGCGCGACCGAGAGTAG
- a CDS encoding BlaI/MecI/CopY family transcriptional regulator produces MEHQENRFGKFEPTKSELEILQVLWEYGPSTVRFVNDKLSENREIKYTSTLKLMQIMVDKSILKRDQSHMTHVYHVAEAEEKTKRFLLQRFVDSIYKGSATNLVLQLLGNSSTSVKEREEIKALLKKLDQQK; encoded by the coding sequence ATGGAACATCAGGAAAATCGCTTTGGCAAATTTGAGCCCACAAAATCCGAACTGGAAATCCTTCAGGTACTTTGGGAGTACGGTCCCTCCACGGTCAGGTTTGTTAACGATAAACTTAGTGAAAACCGGGAGATCAAGTATACCTCTACGCTGAAGCTCATGCAGATCATGGTCGATAAGTCGATCCTGAAGCGAGACCAGAGCCATATGACTCATGTGTACCATGTAGCAGAAGCGGAAGAGAAGACCAAGCGTTTTTTGCTTCAAAGGTTTGTTGATTCCATTTATAAGGGTTCTGCAACCAACCTGGTGCTGCAGTTGCTGGGCAACAGCAGCACCTCGGTTAAGGAGCGCGAGGAAATTAAAGCCTTGCTGAAAAAGCTTGATCAGCAAAAATAG
- a CDS encoding TlpA disulfide reductase family protein, protein MKILIISLFSVLPIVAQAQRNFTLTGKVGNESAPAKAYLLYQNGGQVVTDSALLKGGSFKFKGTIQEPVPARLIIDHKGAGFAKTTSASDMEMIYLEPGAIQILSEDSLKNARIPGSLINQEYAAYKKMIRPAELMINKVSEKSRLATAEQKKDAAFQKAIVAAYNEAGAFRRSLQHKFVKGHPDSFVSLIVLREAGGSVINVQETEPIFNGLSARVKQSIVGREYKALLDKQKAVRVGQQAPLFVQNDPDGNPVRLADFRGKYVLIDFWASWCVPCRAENPYVVKAYNKFKDKNFTVIGVSLDRPGKAADWIKAIKADGLEWTQVSDLKYWGNDVAQLYGIKSIPQNFLIDPSGKIVALDLRGEDLEKKLSEIL, encoded by the coding sequence ATGAAAATACTTATTATAAGCCTGTTCTCAGTACTGCCAATTGTTGCACAAGCCCAGCGCAATTTTACCCTCACCGGCAAAGTGGGGAATGAAAGCGCGCCTGCAAAAGCCTATCTATTATATCAAAACGGCGGACAGGTTGTAACTGATTCTGCTCTGTTGAAAGGTGGTAGCTTTAAATTTAAAGGCACAATCCAGGAGCCAGTCCCGGCCAGGCTAATCATTGACCACAAGGGAGCCGGGTTCGCCAAAACAACCTCTGCATCTGATATGGAGATGATTTACCTGGAGCCTGGTGCTATCCAGATATTGTCGGAAGACTCTTTGAAGAACGCCCGGATTCCAGGTTCGCTGATCAACCAGGAATATGCAGCATACAAAAAGATGATTCGCCCGGCTGAACTGATGATCAACAAGGTGAGCGAAAAAAGCAGGTTGGCCACTGCCGAACAGAAAAAGGATGCTGCCTTTCAAAAGGCAATTGTGGCAGCCTATAACGAGGCAGGTGCATTCCGTAGATCTTTGCAGCACAAATTCGTGAAGGGTCATCCCGACTCGTTTGTAAGCCTTATTGTGCTTAGGGAAGCAGGTGGCTCCGTGATCAACGTGCAGGAGACAGAGCCAATTTTCAATGGGCTGTCGGCTCGAGTAAAGCAAAGCATCGTTGGCCGGGAATATAAAGCGCTGCTTGATAAGCAAAAGGCGGTTAGGGTAGGGCAACAGGCCCCGCTTTTCGTTCAAAATGATCCTGACGGAAATCCTGTACGACTTGCCGACTTCAGAGGAAAATATGTGCTGATCGATTTCTGGGCCTCCTGGTGTGTGCCTTGCCGGGCAGAAAACCCGTATGTTGTGAAGGCTTATAACAAGTTTAAGGATAAGAATTTTACGGTTATCGGCGTGTCGCTCGACAGGCCGGGGAAGGCGGCCGACTGGATCAAGGCCATCAAAGCTGATGGTCTGGAATGGACGCAGGTATCTGATCTGAAATATTGGGGAAATGACGTTGCTCAACTGTACGGTATTAAAAGCATCCCTCAGAATTTCTTAATCGACCCATCCGGTAAGATCGTTGCCTTGGATTTACGCGGAGAAGATTTGGAAAAGAAGCTTTCGGAAATATTATAG
- a CDS encoding RagB/SusD family nutrient uptake outer membrane protein → MKKTFIIIFAIAGLSFGLPACKKFTEITPKGSNILNRVSDLDLLLNFNYTSNSATGDTLSAKTTAQAAFSAYDVGNLVNDTYAYSTNIPSLLSAKPQTLHYAYTVYDESVDRKLLAVTDVKYEKMYFLINNVYNVVLKNADVATGDRALAEQYKAESYILRAYMHYMLVNLYAKAYDPATASTDGGVPYVKEDNSTIEPNRKSTVAEVYANILADIDAGFQLNRLPATPKNNMRVGLGFAHAVKATVLMSLRRYPEALSEANKSLAINSFISNDRLFAPVGTAAFGKPQATAQENLFYMAQGGNPLLSTPSLEITEQIYEPGNIIHHYVKPYYPSGNPFSGLPTSKLWLNSATPYAINTAGLTTSDTYLIKAECLLRAGDLDGALEIINLIRQNRIHPNTYAPVSASTEAGAMALLGRTRRIELLFTMRNYFNLKRLTTDPQYKPAITRTIEGNTYSLSPESPLWIFPFPQSATNYNANLSHNY, encoded by the coding sequence ATGAAAAAAACATTCATCATCATATTTGCGATTGCGGGTTTAAGTTTTGGTCTGCCCGCCTGCAAGAAATTCACCGAAATAACGCCTAAAGGCAGCAATATCCTTAACCGGGTGTCGGATCTGGACCTGCTCCTGAATTTCAATTATACAAGTAATTCTGCTACCGGCGATACCTTGTCGGCCAAAACAACCGCCCAGGCAGCATTTTCAGCTTACGATGTGGGTAACCTGGTCAACGATACCTACGCATATTCTACCAACATTCCTTCACTCCTCAGCGCTAAACCGCAAACGCTCCATTATGCCTATACGGTTTACGATGAAAGTGTAGACCGCAAATTGCTGGCGGTAACCGATGTAAAGTACGAGAAGATGTATTTTCTGATCAACAATGTCTATAACGTAGTGCTTAAAAATGCAGACGTGGCGACTGGCGATCGTGCGCTGGCGGAACAGTACAAAGCCGAGTCCTATATTTTGCGGGCTTACATGCACTATATGCTGGTTAACCTGTACGCAAAGGCTTATGATCCGGCAACTGCTTCAACTGATGGGGGTGTGCCTTATGTGAAGGAAGACAATTCTACCATTGAGCCAAACCGGAAAAGTACCGTCGCAGAGGTTTATGCCAACATCCTCGCAGATATTGATGCAGGCTTTCAGCTAAACCGCCTTCCGGCTACGCCAAAAAATAACATGCGTGTTGGCCTTGGCTTTGCCCATGCGGTGAAGGCGACTGTGCTGATGTCGCTCCGCAGATATCCGGAAGCGCTTTCTGAAGCAAATAAAAGCCTGGCGATCAACAGTTTCATCAGTAACGACAGACTGTTTGCGCCGGTTGGAACGGCAGCTTTCGGCAAGCCTCAGGCAACCGCACAGGAAAACCTCTTTTATATGGCACAAGGCGGAAATCCGCTGCTTAGCACACCGAGTCTGGAGATAACGGAACAAATCTATGAGCCTGGTAACATCATCCACCATTATGTAAAGCCGTATTATCCCAGCGGCAACCCTTTCAGCGGTCTGCCGACCTCCAAACTGTGGCTCAATTCCGCAACGCCTTATGCCATTAATACCGCCGGCCTAACCACCAGCGATACGTATCTGATCAAAGCTGAATGTCTGCTACGCGCTGGCGATCTGGATGGCGCTTTGGAGATTATCAATCTGATCCGGCAAAACCGCATACATCCCAATACGTACGCCCCGGTATCGGCCAGCACAGAAGCAGGGGCAATGGCTTTGCTCGGAAGGACCCGACGCATCGAACTGCTGTTTACCATGCGTAACTATTTCAATCTTAAGCGTCTGACAACGGATCCGCAATATAAGCCTGCCATCACGCGGACAATTGAAGGTAACACCTATTCGCTCAGCCCGGAATCGCCGTTATGGATATTTCCATTTCCGCAAAGCGCCACCAATTACAATGCAAACCTTAGTCATAACTATTAG